From Psychroflexus torquis ATCC 700755, the proteins below share one genomic window:
- a CDS encoding prohibitin family protein yields MERLPKAIVPIIIAVVIAIIFIANSTVNVNSGEAGVLFKRFDGGVVTDGEPLKEGFHIVAPWNTVFIYEVRQQTIDESMQVLSSNGLDIKLDATIWFEPTYDQLGLLHKERGQKYISRLIQPAVRSATRAVVGRYKPDELYAQKRESIQNEIYDETNQLLKNQYVQVNRILVRDVSLPPTIKQAIERKLKQEQESLEYEFRLEKATKEKQRQEIEAEGKARANEILNASLSENILKEKGIQATIELSKSENSKIIVIGSGENGMPIILGNN; encoded by the coding sequence ATGGAAAGATTACCTAAGGCGATTGTACCTATCATTATAGCAGTGGTGATTGCAATCATTTTTATAGCAAATTCAACAGTGAACGTCAATTCTGGTGAGGCTGGAGTTTTATTTAAACGTTTTGATGGTGGAGTAGTTACGGATGGCGAACCTCTAAAAGAGGGTTTTCATATTGTAGCTCCTTGGAACACTGTTTTTATTTATGAGGTGAGACAACAAACTATAGATGAATCTATGCAAGTTTTATCTTCAAACGGTCTAGACATTAAACTTGATGCTACAATTTGGTTTGAACCAACTTATGATCAACTTGGTTTATTGCACAAAGAACGAGGACAGAAATATATTTCTAGATTGATACAACCTGCTGTAAGATCTGCGACAAGAGCAGTTGTTGGTCGGTACAAGCCTGATGAATTGTATGCTCAAAAAAGAGAATCAATTCAAAATGAAATATATGATGAAACCAATCAATTACTGAAAAATCAATATGTTCAAGTCAATAGAATTTTGGTAAGAGATGTCTCATTACCACCAACTATTAAACAAGCGATTGAGAGAAAATTGAAGCAAGAACAAGAGTCATTGGAATATGAGTTTCGTTTAGAAAAAGCGACTAAAGAAAAACAACGTCAAGAAATTGAAGCTGAAGGTAAAGCTCGTGCCAATGAGATTTTAAATGCTTCTCTGTCTGAAAATATCTTGAAGGAAAAAGGAATCCAAGCTACAATTGAACTTTCTAAATCTGAAAATTCTAAAATTATTGTAATAGGTTCTGGAGAAAATGGTATGCCTATCATATTAGGAAATAACTAA
- the hisIE gene encoding bifunctional phosphoribosyl-AMP cyclohydrolase/phosphoribosyl-ATP diphosphatase HisIE → MTIDFKKDKSGLVPVIVQDASTKTVLMLGYMNEEAYKKTIETKLVTFYSRSKERLWTKGEESGHTLDLVDIKVDCDNDTLLVNVHPNGPTCHTGADTCWKEDNKTTFGFLTNLESTIAQRKLEANPKESYIASLFEEGINKIAQKVGEEAVEVVIEAKDSDDNLFLNESADLLFHYLILLQQKGFELKDVVEVLERRNKK, encoded by the coding sequence ATGACTATAGATTTTAAGAAAGATAAAAGTGGTCTGGTGCCAGTCATTGTCCAAGATGCTAGTACCAAAACTGTTCTAATGCTAGGGTACATGAACGAAGAAGCATACAAAAAAACCATTGAAACCAAATTGGTGACTTTTTATAGCAGAAGTAAAGAAAGACTTTGGACTAAAGGCGAAGAGAGTGGTCATACTTTGGATTTGGTGGATATTAAGGTAGATTGTGATAATGACACTTTGCTCGTCAATGTTCATCCCAATGGGCCAACCTGCCACACAGGAGCAGATACCTGCTGGAAAGAGGATAACAAAACTACTTTTGGGTTCCTAACCAACTTAGAATCAACCATTGCTCAACGCAAGCTGGAAGCTAATCCCAAAGAAAGTTATATCGCTAGTTTATTCGAAGAAGGAATTAATAAAATAGCACAAAAAGTAGGAGAGGAGGCTGTTGAAGTTGTTATTGAAGCTAAAGATAGCGATGATAATTTATTTTTGAATGAAAGTGCAGATTTGCTTTTTCATTATCTGATTTTACTTCAGCAAAAAGGATTTGAACTTAAGGATGTTGTGGAGGTTTTGGAGCGACGAAATAAAAAATAA
- the hisD gene encoding histidinol dehydrogenase produces the protein MKTIQFPKREDWSELLKRPTRTFKDIETTVDDIFKNIQQTGDEAVLKYTSMFDGADLKDLRVTTTEIENAQHQVSDPLKSAIQLAKSNISKFHEAQKTEPVRVETQPGVTCWQAKKPIQKVGLYIPGGTASLFSTVLMLAVPAKIAGCSEIVLCTPPNKEGKINPVTLYTAELCGINKIFKVGGIQAIGAMTFGTESIPKVYKIFGPGNQYVTVAKQVSTTFDVSIDMPAGPSELLIVADETANPEFVASDLLSQAEHGVDSQVVLVSTDEDTITAVQRAIKEQLEVLPRKEMASKAIENSKFILVKDQDSALELIDFYGPEHFIISTKDDDFYVDNINNAGSVFIGKYTPESAGDYASGTNHTLPTNGYAKQYSGVNLDSFNKAITYQKITEEGIKGIGEAVELMAEAEGLQAHKNAMTLRRKAVENN, from the coding sequence ATGAAAACGATCCAATTTCCAAAGAGAGAAGACTGGTCCGAACTCTTAAAACGACCTACGCGTACTTTTAAAGATATCGAAACCACAGTAGATGACATCTTTAAGAATATTCAACAGACTGGGGACGAAGCTGTATTAAAGTATACTAGCATGTTCGATGGAGCAGATTTAAAAGATCTCAGGGTGACGACCACAGAAATTGAAAATGCTCAACACCAAGTTTCAGATCCGTTAAAATCTGCTATCCAATTAGCTAAATCTAATATTTCTAAGTTTCACGAAGCTCAAAAAACAGAACCTGTTAGGGTAGAAACACAACCTGGGGTGACCTGTTGGCAAGCTAAAAAACCCATACAAAAAGTGGGCTTATATATACCAGGTGGAACAGCTTCTCTATTTTCTACTGTTTTGATGTTGGCCGTGCCCGCGAAGATCGCTGGATGTAGTGAGATTGTATTGTGCACGCCACCAAACAAGGAAGGTAAAATAAATCCTGTTACTTTATATACTGCTGAACTTTGTGGAATCAATAAAATTTTTAAGGTAGGAGGAATCCAAGCTATTGGAGCCATGACTTTTGGAACAGAAAGCATTCCAAAAGTTTATAAGATCTTCGGGCCAGGGAACCAATATGTAACTGTCGCCAAACAAGTGTCCACCACTTTCGATGTGTCTATTGATATGCCAGCAGGCCCTTCAGAACTACTAATTGTTGCAGATGAAACGGCAAATCCTGAATTTGTAGCTTCAGACTTGTTAAGTCAGGCAGAGCATGGCGTTGACTCTCAAGTGGTTTTAGTGTCTACAGATGAAGACACGATTACTGCCGTGCAAAGAGCAATCAAAGAGCAATTAGAAGTTTTACCAAGAAAGGAAATGGCCTCTAAAGCTATTGAAAATTCAAAATTCATACTGGTAAAAGACCAAGATTCAGCTCTAGAATTAATCGACTTCTATGGTCCAGAACACTTTATTATCTCTACCAAAGACGATGATTTTTATGTTGACAATATCAATAATGCAGGTTCCGTTTTCATAGGAAAATACACTCCAGAAAGTGCAGGAGATTATGCTTCTGGAACCAACCATACTTTACCTACCAATGGGTACGCTAAGCAGTACAGTGGTGTAAATCTAGATAGTTTCAACAAAGCGATTACCTATCAAAAAATTACAGAGGAAGGAATTAAAGGAATTGGTGAAGCAGTAGAACTTATGGCAGAGGCCGAAGGCCTTCAAGCTCATAAAAATGCGATGACTTTAAGACGAAAAGCGGTTGAAAATAATTAA
- a CDS encoding tRNA pseudouridine synthase A, whose amino-acid sequence MQYKRFYYLIQLQYLGFRYHGWQKQPDVLTVEHMLHKTLNFILENQRFKVLAAGRTDAMVSANQTYIELFIYEDELDLETFLEQFNKNLPQDIRALSIEETTADFNIIQHPKIKEYFYFFCVKEKMHPFCAPFMVNLQEDLDIELMKLGAKLFEGEHDFYSFTFRPNPETKTEGNIERCELTENDIYTANFFPNQSFVLKVVGEGFKRQQIRLMMGALIDLGRHKISLEELEKTIDGSHKIKLEHIAQASGLILNKVSLKL is encoded by the coding sequence ATGCAGTATAAACGCTTCTACTATCTCATTCAGCTTCAGTATTTAGGCTTTCGGTATCACGGCTGGCAAAAGCAACCTGATGTCCTTACCGTTGAACATATGCTCCACAAAACTCTAAATTTTATATTGGAGAATCAGCGCTTTAAGGTTCTTGCTGCTGGGCGTACAGATGCTATGGTATCTGCAAACCAAACCTATATTGAATTGTTTATTTATGAAGACGAACTTGATTTGGAAACCTTTCTAGAGCAATTCAATAAAAATCTTCCTCAAGATATAAGGGCTTTGTCTATTGAAGAGACGACTGCCGATTTTAATATTATTCAGCATCCAAAAATTAAAGAATACTTTTATTTTTTCTGCGTAAAAGAAAAAATGCACCCGTTTTGTGCTCCATTCATGGTGAATTTGCAAGAAGACCTTGATATTGAGTTGATGAAACTAGGGGCTAAGCTTTTCGAAGGAGAGCATGATTTTTATTCCTTTACGTTCAGACCTAATCCGGAAACCAAGACGGAGGGGAACATTGAACGCTGCGAACTCACAGAAAACGATATCTATACTGCCAACTTTTTCCCAAACCAAAGTTTTGTATTGAAGGTAGTAGGAGAAGGTTTCAAACGTCAACAAATTAGATTGATGATGGGTGCCTTAATCGATCTTGGGAGACATAAGATAAGCTTGGAAGAATTAGAAAAAACCATCGACGGAAGTCATAAAATAAAGCTTGAGCATATTGCTCAAGCCTCAGGTTTAATTCTTAATAAGGTGAGTTTAAAACTTTAA
- the hisF gene encoding imidazole glycerol phosphate synthase subunit HisF: MLTKRIIPCLDIKNGRTVKGVNFVELRDAGDPVELAKIYAENFADELVFLDISATEERRKTLAQLVEDIAKHINIPFTVGGGIASVEDVALLLKSGADKVSINSAAVKNPKLISEVAQRFGSQCVVVAIDAKQINGHWKVHLVGGKQPTELDLFEWAKEVQELGAGEILFTSMDNDGTKKGFANEALARLSDELHIPIIASGGAGTIQHFEDTFKLGKADAALAASVFHFKEIEIPDLKQELKAKGISIRI, encoded by the coding sequence TTGCTTACAAAACGTATTATACCCTGTTTAGATATTAAGAATGGCCGAACGGTAAAAGGCGTAAATTTTGTTGAATTAAGAGATGCTGGTGACCCAGTAGAATTAGCCAAAATTTATGCTGAAAACTTTGCTGATGAGTTGGTTTTCTTAGATATTTCAGCAACAGAAGAACGCCGTAAAACCTTAGCGCAATTGGTTGAAGACATTGCGAAACATATCAATATCCCCTTTACGGTAGGTGGAGGTATTGCTTCGGTGGAGGATGTGGCTTTGTTATTAAAATCTGGTGCAGATAAAGTTTCGATAAATTCTGCTGCAGTGAAAAACCCAAAATTAATTTCAGAAGTAGCTCAGCGATTTGGTTCCCAATGTGTCGTGGTTGCTATTGATGCCAAACAAATAAATGGACATTGGAAAGTTCATTTGGTTGGAGGAAAACAACCTACAGAATTAGATTTGTTCGAGTGGGCCAAAGAAGTTCAAGAGCTTGGTGCTGGAGAGATTTTGTTCACTTCAATGGATAATGATGGAACTAAGAAGGGTTTTGCTAATGAAGCCTTAGCCCGACTCTCTGATGAGCTTCACATTCCTATTATCGCTTCAGGAGGCGCAGGAACAATTCAACATTTCGAGGATACCTTTAAACTAGGAAAAGCAGATGCAGCTCTTGCGGCTAGTGTTTTTCATTTCAAAGAAATAGAAATTCCAGACCTAAAGCAAGAACTCAAGGCTAAAGGAATTTCCATAAGAATTTAA
- the hisA gene encoding 1-(5-phosphoribosyl)-5-[(5-phosphoribosylamino)methylideneamino]imidazole-4-carboxamide isomerase has translation MRIIPAIDIIDGQCVRLSKGDYNTKKVYNENPLEVAKAFEDSGIEYLHLVDLDGAKSKHIVNHKILEDIATHTRLKIDFGGGLKTDKDLKIAFDSGAQQITGGSVAVTNTSLFLEWLTQFGSQKIILGADAKDGKIATGGWKKASNLEIEKFIKDFVAHGIDYVISTDISKDGMLQGPSTDLYRSILMNNPDLKLIASGGISNLKDLEDVLEIGCEGVIIGKAIYENKISLKELEKFVLEH, from the coding sequence ATGAGAATAATTCCTGCAATAGACATAATAGATGGCCAATGTGTGAGACTCTCCAAAGGCGATTATAATACTAAAAAAGTTTATAATGAAAATCCGCTTGAGGTTGCCAAGGCTTTCGAAGATAGTGGAATTGAGTATTTACATTTAGTAGATCTAGATGGTGCTAAGTCCAAACACATTGTGAATCATAAAATACTAGAAGATATAGCAACACATACCCGTCTCAAAATTGATTTTGGAGGTGGTTTAAAGACCGATAAAGACCTGAAAATTGCTTTTGATTCTGGAGCACAACAAATTACGGGAGGGAGCGTAGCCGTTACCAATACATCACTATTTTTAGAGTGGCTAACTCAATTTGGTTCTCAAAAAATTATCTTAGGGGCAGATGCTAAAGATGGAAAGATCGCTACGGGTGGATGGAAAAAGGCTTCAAACTTGGAAATTGAAAAGTTTATCAAAGATTTTGTAGCTCATGGTATCGACTATGTTATTTCTACAGATATTTCTAAAGACGGTATGTTACAAGGTCCTTCTACAGACTTGTACAGATCCATTTTAATGAATAATCCAGATTTGAAACTAATAGCGTCAGGGGGAATTTCAAATTTGAAAGATCTTGAAGATGTTTTGGAAATAGGCTGTGAAGGTGTGATTATTGGAAAAGCTATTTATGAAAACAAAATCAGTTTGAAAGAACTGGAAAAGTTTGTTTTAGAACACTAA
- the hisG gene encoding ATP phosphoribosyltransferase: MEKLKIAIQKSGRLHDESLKILKNCGISIDNGRDQLKVEASNFPLEIFYLRNGDIPQYLRDGIADLAIVGENLLYEKGDDLIIQRRLGFSKCKVSLAIPKQSTMKGVKDLEGMQIATSYPNTLQKYLDKQGVNANIHLITGSVEIAPNIGLADAICDIVSSGSTLFKNNLKESDVILNSEAVLASSPTLSKEKQELLDKLMFRIDSVLRAENSKYVLLNAPNDKLEDIIKILPGMKSPTIMPLAESNWSSVHTVITQEKFWEIIDELKSAGAESIIVTPIEKMIL, translated from the coding sequence ATGGAAAAACTTAAAATAGCGATACAGAAATCAGGAAGGTTACACGATGAATCCCTTAAAATTCTAAAAAATTGTGGGATTTCCATCGATAATGGAAGAGACCAGCTTAAGGTAGAGGCCTCTAATTTTCCTTTAGAGATCTTTTACCTTAGAAATGGAGATATTCCACAGTACTTGAGAGATGGCATTGCAGACTTAGCCATAGTGGGGGAAAACCTTCTTTATGAAAAGGGAGATGACCTTATTATCCAAAGACGTTTGGGATTTTCTAAATGTAAAGTGTCTTTGGCAATTCCAAAGCAGTCTACTATGAAAGGCGTTAAAGATCTAGAAGGCATGCAGATTGCTACATCTTACCCAAATACACTTCAGAAATACCTGGATAAACAAGGGGTAAATGCTAATATTCACTTGATAACAGGTTCTGTTGAAATTGCTCCTAACATCGGTCTTGCAGATGCTATTTGCGATATAGTATCTAGCGGTAGTACTTTGTTCAAAAATAATCTAAAGGAATCTGATGTTATTTTAAACAGTGAAGCTGTTTTAGCAAGTTCTCCTACTTTATCCAAAGAGAAGCAAGAATTACTGGATAAGTTGATGTTTAGAATTGATTCTGTTTTGAGAGCTGAAAATTCTAAATATGTATTGTTGAATGCTCCAAACGATAAACTTGAAGATATTATTAAGATTCTACCTGGTATGAAGAGTCCTACAATTATGCCTCTTGCAGAATCTAACTGGAGTTCCGTACACACTGTTATTACCCAAGAGAAGTTTTGGGAAATTATAGACGAATTAAAATCTGCAGGAGCAGAAAGCATAATTGTAACTCCAATCGAAAAAATGATTTTATAA
- the corA gene encoding magnesium/cobalt transporter CorA: MRKTLPSLKHPKRLSFKRKPIQNQIPGKITYVGEGTSEDTVINVISYNEEKVIYNNNCSIEKVLDLVTHEPQFKHWINFIGVHDVEKLSKLGSLLNIHPLVLEDIANTKQRPKLDEFEDYVFFALKMIYHNETDLLIKNHFGLVFNKSYIISFQQSHDIIFNSIRERIHNKVGRIRIRNTDYLFYALIDAVVDNYYNLLETIEEKIQDLEERIIEDASKASTSEIQLLKREILSIRKAVFPAKELINKLQISKHPLYDKSTKAYIADLYDHILQVTENIDIYREIVWGLMDMYMGSLSIKMNEVMKVLTIMSTIFIPLTFLAGIYGMNFDYMPELNIKSGYFIVWGIMILMTALLIFYFRKKKWF; this comes from the coding sequence GTGCGCAAAACTCTTCCGAGCTTAAAACACCCTAAGCGTTTAAGTTTTAAACGTAAACCTATCCAGAATCAAATTCCAGGTAAAATAACCTATGTAGGTGAGGGAACTTCGGAGGATACAGTCATAAATGTGATCAGTTATAATGAGGAGAAGGTCATTTATAATAACAATTGTTCTATAGAAAAAGTGCTCGATCTAGTCACTCACGAACCTCAATTCAAACACTGGATCAATTTTATAGGAGTCCATGATGTCGAAAAATTATCCAAACTTGGTTCCCTATTAAATATTCATCCTTTAGTGCTTGAAGATATAGCCAATACAAAGCAACGCCCAAAATTGGATGAGTTTGAAGATTATGTATTTTTTGCTTTAAAAATGATCTACCATAACGAAACAGACCTATTGATTAAAAATCATTTTGGACTTGTTTTTAATAAGTCTTATATCATTTCGTTTCAGCAATCTCATGATATTATTTTCAATTCTATTCGAGAGCGTATTCATAATAAAGTAGGAAGAATTCGTATAAGGAATACAGACTATCTCTTTTATGCCCTAATAGATGCAGTTGTGGATAATTACTACAATTTATTAGAAACCATTGAAGAAAAAATTCAAGACCTTGAGGAAAGAATAATTGAAGATGCTAGCAAAGCTTCAACCTCAGAAATACAGTTACTGAAACGAGAGATTTTAAGCATTAGAAAGGCTGTTTTTCCTGCAAAAGAACTTATAAACAAGCTGCAGATCTCAAAACATCCGCTTTATGATAAATCTACAAAAGCATACATTGCCGATCTATACGATCATATTCTTCAGGTCACAGAAAATATTGATATCTACAGAGAAATTGTTTGGGGATTGATGGACATGTATATGGGTAGCTTAAGCATTAAGATGAATGAAGTCATGAAAGTGTTGACTATTATGTCTACTATATTTATTCCACTAACATTTTTAGCAGGTATCTACGGGATGAACTTTGACTATATGCCGGAACTCAATATTAAATCTGGATATTTTATCGTTTGGGGAATCATGATATTAATGACTGCTCTCCTAATTTTCTATTTCAGAAAAAAGAAATGGTTTTAA
- a CDS encoding glyoxalase produces MKTRDEDIISIRVEIPNAKVSSLTLSLESFQNSTLRPIAKFQNDILLSIFENYIIRYKNAFHKLGHEEKLKYIENTVKKDSKFKNLIRGIFMGHFTIEEYKFYIENASEINKRIINLTKERLQTEIHYFEKQSAQNSSELKTP; encoded by the coding sequence ATGAAGACAAGAGATGAGGATATTATATCCATACGCGTAGAAATTCCCAATGCTAAAGTAAGCTCTCTCACCTTAAGCTTGGAATCTTTTCAAAATTCGACCTTAAGACCTATCGCTAAATTTCAAAATGACATTTTACTATCTATTTTTGAAAATTATATCATTCGCTATAAAAATGCATTCCATAAACTTGGACATGAGGAAAAGCTTAAATACATTGAGAATACCGTCAAGAAAGACTCAAAATTTAAAAATCTTATAAGGGGAATCTTTATGGGGCATTTTACAATTGAAGAGTATAAATTTTATATTGAAAATGCTTCTGAAATTAATAAAAGAATCATCAATTTAACTAAAGAACGCTTACAAACTGAGATCCACTATTTTGAAAAACAAAGTGCGCAAAACTCTTCCGAGCTTAAAACACCCTAA
- the hisH gene encoding imidazole glycerol phosphate synthase subunit HisH, with the protein MKIAIIDYGAGNVKSIEFALQRLGYSSELTSSTKTIKGADRVIFPGVGEASSAMKMLKSTGLDLLIPTLEQPVLGICLGMQLMCSYCEEGDTRGLNIFDTKVVKFNNQLKVPQVGWNTIIDLKTDLFKGVEENSYMYLVHSFYVPAYRDSIANSSYGVDYSVALHKNNFYGVQFHPEKSGKIGEQILKNFIEIR; encoded by the coding sequence ATGAAGATTGCAATAATAGATTATGGAGCTGGCAATGTTAAAAGTATTGAGTTTGCTTTACAGAGACTAGGATACTCCTCAGAACTAACAAGTAGTACTAAGACTATAAAAGGAGCAGATCGCGTTATTTTTCCAGGAGTTGGAGAAGCTAGTAGCGCTATGAAAATGCTAAAGAGCACAGGACTAGATCTCCTTATTCCAACTTTAGAACAACCTGTTTTAGGGATCTGTTTAGGAATGCAATTGATGTGTAGCTATTGTGAAGAAGGCGATACCAGGGGCTTGAACATATTCGATACAAAGGTTGTGAAGTTTAACAATCAACTCAAAGTACCACAAGTAGGATGGAATACAATTATTGACCTAAAAACAGACCTTTTTAAAGGTGTAGAAGAAAACTCCTATATGTACTTAGTGCATAGTTTCTATGTTCCAGCGTATCGAGATAGTATTGCTAATTCCAGTTATGGAGTAGACTATAGTGTTGCGCTTCATAAAAATAATTTTTATGGAGTACAATTCCACCCAGAAAAAAGTGGCAAAATAGGTGAACAAATTTTAAAGAATTTTATTGAAATACGATGA
- the hisC gene encoding histidinol-phosphate transaminase, translating into MILDNLIRKNVKNMSAYSSARDEFNADKQNYLFLDANENPFDSDYNRYPDPYQNALKDAISKIKQIPKQNIVLGNGSDEVLDLIFRAFCEPKEDEIITMPPTYGMYDVLANLNDIKTVQVPLKEGFQIDVQGVLSAITDKTKLIFICSPNNPSGNLLQINDVKNILGHFSGLVVIDEAYIDFATSSSFISELNDFPNLIITQTFSKALAHAGIRVGMCFASERIIAVLNKIKPPYNINQLSQTKALEVIQNFDTYIFQVQIIKSERELVANELKKVSWIQHVFPSESNFLLCRVDNANLRYGQLLEKKIVVRNRTNQPLCENCLRFTVGTPEQNQTLLNTIKDLNS; encoded by the coding sequence ATGATTTTAGATAACCTCATAAGAAAAAATGTAAAAAATATGTCTGCATATTCGTCCGCAAGAGACGAATTTAATGCTGATAAACAAAATTATCTGTTTTTGGATGCTAATGAGAATCCATTCGATTCTGATTATAATAGATATCCAGATCCCTATCAAAATGCTTTAAAGGATGCTATTTCTAAGATTAAACAAATTCCAAAACAAAATATTGTTTTAGGAAATGGAAGCGACGAAGTTCTTGATCTCATTTTCAGAGCTTTTTGCGAACCAAAAGAGGATGAGATTATCACTATGCCTCCTACCTATGGTATGTATGACGTATTGGCGAATCTTAATGATATAAAAACAGTTCAAGTCCCTTTGAAGGAAGGATTTCAAATTGATGTTCAAGGAGTGTTGTCGGCCATCACAGATAAAACCAAATTGATTTTTATTTGTTCTCCAAACAATCCTTCAGGAAACTTATTACAAATCAACGATGTAAAAAACATCCTAGGTCATTTTTCTGGATTAGTGGTTATTGATGAGGCTTACATCGATTTTGCAACGAGTAGTTCATTTATCTCTGAATTGAATGATTTCCCGAATTTGATTATCACTCAAACCTTCTCAAAGGCTCTAGCTCATGCAGGAATTCGAGTGGGAATGTGTTTTGCCAGCGAACGTATTATTGCAGTTCTCAATAAAATAAAGCCTCCATATAATATTAATCAACTCAGCCAGACTAAAGCTCTAGAGGTGATTCAAAACTTTGATACTTATATATTTCAAGTTCAAATCATCAAATCTGAAAGAGAATTGGTAGCAAACGAGTTAAAAAAAGTGAGTTGGATACAACATGTTTTTCCTTCAGAATCTAATTTTTTACTCTGCCGAGTAGATAATGCAAACCTGAGGTATGGCCAATTGTTAGAGAAAAAAATAGTAGTTAGAAATAGAACGAATCAACCATTATGTGAGAATTGCTTAAGGTTTACGGTGGGCACACCAGAACAAAACCAAACTTTACTCAACACCATAAAAGACCTTAATTCATGA
- the hisB gene encoding bifunctional histidinol-phosphatase/imidazoleglycerol-phosphate dehydratase HisB gives MKKVLFIDRDGTLIKEPADEQIDSFEKLEFYPEVFTYMNKIASELDYELVMITNQDGLGTDIYPEATFWPVQDFIIHAFKNEGVEFEDIYIDKTFPKDNAPTRKPKTGLLTKYFESEYDMENSFVIGDRLTDVELAKNLGAKGIFIDNKTDLGLGEVESSNTELESYIGLSTNTWKSIYDYLKLERRTVSLKRTTKETNIEISINLDGTGKSNISTGLHFFDHMLDQVARHGQIDIELKAEGDLEVDEHHTIEDVAIVLGEVFAKALGSKLGIERYGFCLPMDDSLAQVAIDFGGRNWLVWDADFQREKIGEMPTEMFMHFFKSFTDGAKCNLNIKAEGDNEHHKIEAIFKAFAKSIKMAVKRDAEKMILPSTKGQL, from the coding sequence ATGAAAAAAGTTCTATTTATAGACAGAGATGGTACGCTCATTAAAGAGCCAGCAGACGAACAAATTGATAGTTTTGAGAAACTAGAATTTTATCCAGAAGTATTTACTTACATGAATAAAATTGCATCAGAACTAGATTATGAATTGGTCATGATCACCAATCAAGATGGTTTAGGGACTGATATTTACCCTGAAGCTACCTTCTGGCCAGTCCAAGACTTTATCATTCACGCCTTTAAAAATGAAGGTGTTGAGTTCGAAGATATCTACATAGATAAAACCTTTCCAAAAGATAATGCACCCACTAGAAAGCCGAAAACAGGCTTATTGACGAAGTATTTTGAATCTGAGTACGATATGGAAAATTCTTTTGTCATCGGAGATCGGCTTACTGACGTTGAGTTGGCAAAAAATTTGGGTGCTAAGGGTATTTTTATAGATAATAAGACAGATTTAGGACTAGGAGAAGTAGAATCTTCTAATACTGAATTGGAATCTTATATTGGACTTAGTACCAATACTTGGAAATCCATTTATGACTATCTAAAGTTAGAACGAAGAACCGTTAGTCTAAAGCGAACAACTAAAGAAACCAATATTGAAATTAGCATAAATCTAGATGGCACTGGTAAGAGTAACATTTCTACGGGACTTCATTTTTTTGATCACATGCTAGACCAAGTAGCTCGACATGGCCAAATAGATATAGAATTGAAAGCTGAAGGGGATTTGGAAGTTGACGAACACCATACTATTGAAGATGTGGCCATCGTGCTAGGTGAAGTTTTCGCTAAGGCTTTAGGATCAAAATTAGGCATAGAACGTTATGGATTTTGCTTACCAATGGACGATAGTTTAGCCCAAGTTGCTATAGATTTTGGTGGCCGTAATTGGTTAGTTTGGGATGCTGATTTTCAAAGAGAGAAAATAGGAGAGATGCCTACAGAAATGTTTATGCACTTTTTTAAGTCCTTTACAGATGGCGCAAAATGCAATTTGAACATAAAAGCCGAAGGAGACAATGAGCATCATAAAATTGAAGCTATCTTTAAAGCTTTTGCAAAATCTATAAAAATGGCTGTAAAGCGAGATGCGGAAAAAATGATTTTACCAAGCACAAAAGGACAACTTTAG